From Pedobacter indicus, a single genomic window includes:
- a CDS encoding 4'-phosphopantetheinyl transferase family protein, whose amino-acid sequence MNAVMIDPIEIRTQFIPSIIWQKNDSIADTDLDNTVHIWKIKVPEHFCSLFKEYRHILNSKEYEKAKNFHWEDDFRSYLTGRMVLRILLSKYLDISALDIEFGASGTKPTIHKNDNLKFNLSYSGEYILISLSKTETGIDIEKINPKFDYKSLLESCFAGDENQFILADSKNSRRNFFLQWTRKEALLKYTGQGIIDNLIIVPSMDGTRSITESGLDLHEDLQVVSFDISQDCVGTIAYPRHLKTVKYYTW is encoded by the coding sequence ATGAATGCAGTAATGATTGACCCGATAGAAATCCGAACACAATTTATTCCAAGTATTATTTGGCAAAAAAATGACTCTATCGCAGACACCGATCTAGACAACACCGTCCATATATGGAAAATAAAGGTACCGGAACATTTTTGCTCTCTATTTAAGGAATACCGACATATTCTAAATTCTAAAGAGTATGAAAAAGCTAAAAACTTTCACTGGGAGGATGACTTCCGCAGTTATTTAACAGGGAGAATGGTTTTAAGGATCTTATTAAGTAAATACCTTGACATATCAGCATTAGATATTGAGTTTGGAGCATCGGGGACAAAGCCTACAATACATAAGAATGATAATTTAAAATTTAATCTTTCCTATTCAGGTGAGTATATTTTAATCTCCTTGTCTAAAACAGAAACTGGCATTGATATCGAAAAAATCAACCCAAAGTTTGACTATAAGAGCCTTCTGGAATCATGTTTCGCAGGAGACGAAAATCAATTTATTTTAGCAGATTCTAAAAATAGCCGGCGAAACTTCTTTCTTCAATGGACACGGAAAGAAGCCCTATTAAAATATACGGGGCAAGGTATTATCGACAACCTAATCATTGTTCCAAGCATGGATGGAACCCGATCAATAACGGAATCTGGGTTAGATCTCCACGAAGATCTACAGGTTGTGAGCTTTGATATCAGTCAGGATTGTGTTGGAACGATTGCCTACCCAAGGCACCTAAAAACAGTCAAATATTATACCTGGTAA
- a CDS encoding ABC transporter ATP-binding protein, with translation MIRAAARRIRVIKSNLNVLHILKFIWKVSPKKTLISLGCILIETGIFFVSLYALKLLIDTVSENTDNIGNPEVINSLILAAVSGIAYIAIKSLSVYISEVQSQTIAEHISDEIHEKTIALDLAFYESPDYYDMLNRALNAGSDRPVAVINTLFEILKTIMSLVAFGMVLITIDWTLLPILALFVIPTMLVRISFADKFNAWRIRQTPLERQSQYYSTLITTEQHAKEVRSYDLGKYFKNAFMKVRMTLLGEKLKISKDRTKNEVITASLSSIGFFSCIAYIILGSRTNSIGDITVFLVIFPQSFTLLQNLSTHISTLYHHNIFINSIFELFELKPSLQEPQRAEPVKTHLPVNFEFKNVNFSYPNTSKKVLQDISFKVKSRQIISIVGMNGAGKTTLIKMLCRFYDPQAGQILMDGKDIRNYASKDYRKQIGMVFQDFAKYQVSAADNIRFGNLEKEFKLTEIKEAAEKSGANVFIEKFPKQYDNMMGRIFDNGHEVSIGQWQKLANARCLYSDARLLIFDEATSALDAQAEKEFFDDFRRHIGDRAAIIISHRHSAVKNADHIYVLSGGRISQSGTDEELLNQDGDYANLFKKDSELEPLKL, from the coding sequence ATGATCAGGGCAGCTGCTAGACGTATTCGCGTCATCAAGTCGAACCTTAACGTTCTTCATATCTTAAAATTTATATGGAAGGTCTCACCAAAAAAAACATTAATTTCGCTAGGTTGTATTTTAATAGAAACGGGTATTTTCTTCGTATCACTCTATGCTTTAAAACTATTGATTGATACTGTATCGGAAAATACCGATAATATAGGCAATCCTGAAGTTATCAACAGCCTTATTTTAGCGGCGGTTTCCGGAATTGCCTATATCGCCATTAAATCGTTGTCTGTTTATATCTCTGAGGTTCAGTCTCAAACAATTGCAGAACACATCAGCGATGAAATCCATGAAAAAACAATTGCACTTGATCTGGCATTCTACGAAAGTCCAGATTATTACGATATGCTGAACCGTGCATTAAATGCCGGATCTGACAGACCCGTTGCCGTAATTAATACACTTTTTGAAATACTAAAGACCATCATGTCCCTAGTCGCTTTCGGCATGGTTTTGATAACTATCGACTGGACACTACTGCCCATTCTTGCCCTCTTCGTAATCCCAACCATGTTGGTGCGTATCAGTTTTGCAGACAAATTCAATGCCTGGAGAATCAGGCAGACTCCGCTTGAGCGTCAGTCGCAGTATTACAGTACCCTTATTACCACTGAACAGCATGCTAAAGAAGTCAGAAGTTATGATCTCGGAAAATATTTCAAAAATGCCTTTATGAAGGTCAGAATGACCCTACTAGGTGAAAAACTAAAAATCAGCAAAGATCGTACAAAAAACGAAGTGATTACCGCTAGTTTGTCCAGCATCGGATTTTTTTCCTGCATAGCCTACATCATTCTTGGTTCGCGAACCAATAGTATTGGCGATATTACGGTGTTCCTGGTTATTTTTCCACAATCATTCACCCTGCTTCAAAACTTATCTACCCATATTTCTACATTGTATCACCACAATATATTCATCAACAGCATTTTCGAACTCTTTGAACTCAAACCATCCTTGCAGGAGCCACAAAGAGCTGAACCTGTCAAAACTCATCTACCGGTGAATTTTGAATTTAAAAACGTGAATTTCTCTTATCCCAATACAAGTAAAAAAGTCTTACAAGACATCTCCTTTAAAGTCAAATCACGCCAAATCATCTCAATTGTGGGGATGAACGGAGCAGGAAAAACTACCCTTATTAAAATGCTGTGTCGCTTCTACGACCCACAAGCAGGTCAGATTTTAATGGATGGGAAAGACATTCGAAATTATGCAAGCAAAGATTACCGCAAGCAGATAGGCATGGTATTCCAAGATTTCGCCAAGTATCAGGTAAGCGCAGCCGACAATATCCGCTTCGGGAATCTCGAGAAAGAATTTAAGCTCACTGAAATCAAAGAGGCTGCCGAAAAGTCGGGTGCTAATGTGTTTATCGAGAAATTTCCAAAACAATATGATAATATGATGGGAAGGATCTTCGATAATGGCCATGAAGTAAGTATCGGTCAATGGCAAAAACTCGCCAATGCTCGTTGTCTCTATTCCGATGCCCGCCTTCTTATTTTTGATGAAGCGACAAGTGCCCTTGATGCGCAAGCAGAAAAGGAATTTTTCGATGATTTCAGAAGACATATAGGTGACCGGGCAGCAATCATCATCAGTCACCGTCATTCCGCAGTTAAAAATGCAGATCATATCTATGTTTTATCAGGCGGCAGAATTAGTCAATCCGGAACGGATGAAGAACTGTTAAATCAAGATGGCGACTACGCAAATCTTTTTAAAAAAGACAGCGAATTAGAACCTCTAAAATTATAA
- a CDS encoding glycosyltransferase yields MVDNVVKHNVLVFVTCCLDAWGGSEELWSRSLPFLQDDYDEVVVFKNQHDRSSHPVRKMLERGVVLEDLNPSYRVLSRIKRKCLALAKRIKNRHYHQSDNHYLVQNFSQRVQKIRPRIVVISQGINFDGLSYAQECLKLHIPYAIISQKAVDFYWPHYSDKSWMQKVLRQSLANYFVSYHNLRLTEDQFGMKLKNSAVVFNPIKVKKEIMLYPSTSTGYRLACVGRFFLIDKGQDILIKILTQRKWRDRPITVSFVGSGPDLIHLQEMIALHSLENVNIINFQSDIEKLWLNFHALILPSRSEGLPLALAEAMSLGRMAIVSNAGGNAEFVEEGVSGFIGEANASSMDDAMERAWLWRHQWQELGKNAHSFINDYVPPLPEKNFAELLKQLIDEKPTTSVRNYSYV; encoded by the coding sequence ATGGTAGACAATGTCGTAAAGCATAATGTATTAGTATTCGTCACCTGTTGCCTTGATGCCTGGGGCGGAAGTGAAGAGCTGTGGTCAAGAAGTCTGCCATTTCTCCAAGATGATTACGATGAGGTTGTCGTCTTCAAAAATCAGCATGATCGCTCATCCCATCCTGTAAGAAAGATGCTTGAAAGAGGGGTTGTCCTCGAAGATCTCAATCCATCATACCGAGTGCTGAGTAGGATAAAACGAAAATGCCTTGCGCTGGCTAAGCGAATTAAAAATCGGCATTACCATCAAAGCGACAATCACTATCTCGTACAGAATTTTAGCCAGCGAGTTCAGAAGATCCGACCACGTATTGTCGTTATTTCTCAAGGCATTAATTTCGACGGATTAAGTTATGCCCAGGAGTGCCTTAAGCTTCATATTCCGTATGCTATTATTTCTCAGAAAGCCGTTGATTTTTATTGGCCGCATTACTCGGATAAGTCGTGGATGCAAAAGGTATTGAGGCAATCCTTGGCTAATTATTTTGTATCCTACCATAACTTGCGTTTGACAGAGGATCAATTCGGGATGAAGCTTAAAAATAGCGCAGTGGTTTTTAACCCTATAAAGGTTAAAAAGGAAATTATGCTATACCCCTCGACGTCCACGGGCTACAGATTAGCTTGTGTTGGCAGGTTCTTCTTGATTGATAAGGGACAAGACATCTTGATAAAAATACTAACTCAACGTAAATGGCGTGACCGGCCGATTACCGTATCATTCGTTGGCTCAGGGCCTGATCTGATTCATCTTCAAGAAATGATCGCACTTCATAGCTTAGAAAATGTCAATATCATAAATTTTCAATCAGATATCGAAAAACTTTGGCTTAACTTTCACGCCCTAATTTTACCTTCACGGAGTGAAGGCTTGCCCTTAGCGCTTGCTGAAGCCATGTCGCTGGGCCGCATGGCCATCGTATCCAATGCCGGAGGCAATGCTGAATTTGTGGAAGAAGGCGTATCGGGCTTTATTGGTGAAGCCAATGCGTCGTCAATGGATGATGCCATGGAACGAGCATGGTTGTGGAGGCATCAATGGCAAGAATTAGGCAAGAATGCCCATTCATTCATCAATGATTATGTACCCCCTCTCCCAGAGAAAAACTTTGCAGAACTACTAAAACAACTAATAGATGAAAAACCTACCACTAGTGTCCGTAATTATTCCTACGTATAA
- a CDS encoding glycosyltransferase family 2 protein, translating to MKNLPLVSVIIPTYNRADKVGDAINSALNQSYKNLEVLVVDDGSTDDTEKTILNFPTVRYIRQKHAGQAAARNNGLHHASGEIIANLDSDDLWDSNFIEDCVLKLETDQLDFVFANWMQQAKIGHDWDFLQHDPFLKPYFPRLKNNWIQLESDDLRDLYLQACPSPSSAVVMRRTSIHKGWDEAIHIGDDWALYIDMILSKKCRAAFTLKKLWRKRIDDINIYDGRSRAEVLDLLYNADISRIIGRHKHHLSKKELMKLNKIHSYSLVELSKHKILREHDIKKAFHLFRKACSISILFSFQAAPQIFFNGIKRQVGSPKLNQVNHVRDQQSTVTREVVAGN from the coding sequence ATGAAAAACCTACCACTAGTGTCCGTAATTATTCCTACGTATAACCGAGCCGATAAAGTTGGGGATGCCATTAATAGTGCTCTCAATCAGAGCTACAAAAATTTAGAGGTTTTAGTGGTTGACGATGGCTCGACGGACGATACTGAGAAAACTATTTTAAATTTCCCAACCGTCCGGTACATCAGACAAAAGCATGCCGGACAAGCAGCCGCTCGCAATAACGGGCTTCATCATGCTAGCGGGGAGATCATTGCCAATTTAGACTCTGATGATCTGTGGGATTCGAATTTTATAGAAGACTGTGTCCTTAAGTTAGAAACAGACCAGCTCGATTTCGTATTCGCTAACTGGATGCAACAGGCGAAAATTGGGCACGATTGGGATTTCTTACAACATGATCCTTTCCTAAAACCTTATTTTCCCCGACTCAAAAATAATTGGATACAGCTTGAAAGCGATGATTTACGTGACCTCTACCTTCAGGCTTGCCCCTCCCCTTCGTCAGCTGTAGTGATGCGTCGAACATCCATTCATAAAGGGTGGGACGAAGCAATCCATATCGGAGACGATTGGGCCTTATATATAGACATGATCCTATCCAAAAAATGCAGAGCAGCTTTCACACTCAAAAAGCTATGGAGGAAAAGGATTGATGATATCAACATCTATGACGGACGCTCCCGGGCCGAAGTCTTAGATCTGCTCTATAACGCGGACATCAGCCGGATTATTGGTCGACATAAACACCATCTATCTAAAAAAGAGCTTATGAAACTCAACAAGATACATAGCTACAGTCTTGTAGAGCTTTCAAAACATAAGATTCTTAGAGAACATGATATTAAGAAGGCATTTCATCTGTTCAGGAAAGCATGTTCCATCAGCATTTTGTTCTCCTTCCAGGCTGCGCCTCAAATCTTTTTCAATGGAATTAAGCGTCAAGTCGGCAGCCCCAAGTTA